Below is a window of Aerosakkonema funiforme FACHB-1375 DNA.
TTGTTCGATCGACTGCCAGCGATCGCGTAGCTGCGCTTGCAGAAACCGAAATTTGTTCACCTGCTCTCCTGAAGAAAAAGGCAGTGCTTCCATAATCCCAACCCACTCATCCCCACCATAGCAATTTTACTCTAGCTGATATCGCGAGCAAAATATCGGCTCAGAAACAATTATTTATGCCGGAACTTACACAAAAACCGAATTTCTTCCCCAGAAACTCGGTTTATTTGGGATGCAATTACTTATTTCTATCAAATCCGTTTGCGTCGGAATTGTTCCTTTTTCCCCTCTGCCCCGGTTGCCTCTCTGCACCTCTAGGGCCATAATGATTCATAGGCAACCGCAAACAATATTACAAGGTGGTAACCCCTGCGATCGCAAAGTTAGCCGCCGTCAAAGTCGCATCGCTAAAAACTGTAATCGTGTTTCCCTGGCTGAGAGTAATTTGCGAAAAGAATCCTCCTGTAGCCAGACTACTATTAGTAATAGTGCGTAACACATCCACGCCATTATTAAAACCAAGCCCAATCCCGATCTGGATGATATCATCCGCTACGACAAAATCATTAATTTGATCTACACCGCTTTCGGCGCGAAACACAAAGGTATCTCTGCCAGCACCGCCGAAAAGTTGATCGTTGCCGCGATCGCCCGATAAAATATCGTTGCCATCATCGCCAGAGAGATAATCTTCATTTCTCCCACCATAAATGATATCATTACCTTGACCGCCAAAAATATTATCGTTATTTTGATTGCCGAATAGAATATCGTCGTTTTCCTTCCCATCAATAAAATCATCGCCCGTTAAGCCCAAAACCATATCATTCCCCGCATTGCCAAAAATGCGATCGGCCCCACCCAAACCATTGATAATATCGCCCAAAACTGTACCGATGATTTGGTCATCTCCCTCAGTTGCGATCGGTAACGTTTCACCCTGAGTTTGAAAACCACCAATTTGGTAGCCAATATCTGCCAAAATAGCTAATTCAGCTTGACCCGGTAAACGAGCTTGTGCAGTAGGATTCATCAGGCTCGGAAAATCAGCACTGATATGAGATAAAGAACCATCATTTGCAATCGGAATCCCATTCCCGACCTTAACCGCTCTGGCATTCGGCCCGGTAAAATAGCCGTCAATTACTAATTGTCTGAAAATGGGAACGCCAAAGCCCAGAATATGTCCGATTTCATGGACAGCCGCCGCAGTAAAATCATAGTAAGACGAGCCAACTGGCAGATCGTTCGATGTATTGGGAGTTTCGTCAAAAAACCAGGGTACAGCTTGCCCATTAATTTGAGGATTAGTATTAAAAGAGAGAATTCCTACATAAGGTTCAAAATTAGAACCTATGAGGCGGGAGCTAAAAACACTCCCCACAGCATCAAAACCAGCCAATCCTCCTACTGCGCCAGCGTTAATAAAGTTGCGATTGTTAAACGGGGGCGATGCCGCGCCAACAAAAATTAATAAATCGTCAATTTCCGAAGTTAAAGTTATCGGTGTAGTTTGTCCGGTTTGAGGGTTTCCCACGTTGAAAGAAATCCCAGCCGGAACATTGGGAAATTCATCTTGGATATAGTTTTCCCAAACATTTGCAGCTGCTTCTAAAGCATTTCTTCTGGCTGGGTCGCTGAAGAAACCGTTGGTATCAAATCGATAATCAAATTCAATATTAAATGGCATACAACCTAACTCAAAGCAATTCACCGCTGGGTAAAGTCTCGCGAACTGCACCCATTTGTCTGGTTTATGCTCCAACTATTAGGCCAAATCGGGTTTTTTGTGATAAATATTTACATAATATCTAGTTACAAATGCTACAAAAATGGTGACCGATCGCTTTTATAGCAGTACACGTTAAAAACCCGGTTTCTCAAAGAAACCGGGTTTTTTGATCCGATGCCAACGCCCTTAAGGATTCTAGTGTTTCTGCGATCGGTTGTCAGCTTGCATCGGACTCGCGTTCCTTCGTGTCGGGTAAAATCACAGAAACTGGGGAATGAGTAATTACGCTGATATGTCCGTCAGATTCCATAAATGCTAACTTTACCTCATTGAGTTTTTGCACTCCCTGCTTGCGAAGAATACTCATCAACTCATCTTGGGTAATCAATTGCTCTGCCATCTTGTCACGCACTATGCGACCGTTGATTACTAGCGGCGTCGGAGGTGGACTGAGGAAACGTTGAAAGCGCGGAAACTTATACCCCAGCCAGTTTAAACTGTAGCTCCATAAAATAATCGTACTAACAAGAATGACACCATCTGTGATGGCAGTATAGTTACTTGCCATCGCATTTTGGGCAGCTTCGGCGAACAAAACTACTA
It encodes the following:
- a CDS encoding YetF domain-containing protein, with protein sequence MDLLFNVDWYKVFTPSMSIAELFVRGSLVYLMLFAILRFLPNRQIGTVGISDLLVVVLFAEAAQNAMASNYTAITDGVILVSTIILWSYSLNWLGYKFPRFQRFLSPPPTPLVINGRIVRDKMAEQLITQDELMSILRKQGVQKLNEVKLAFMESDGHISVITHSPVSVILPDTKERESDAS